Proteins found in one Muntiacus reevesi chromosome 2, mMunRee1.1, whole genome shotgun sequence genomic segment:
- the CES5A gene encoding carboxylesterase 5A: protein MSGEWVHPGQTLIWAVWVLAAAIKGPATADAPTRHTNLGWVQGTQASVLGNDMLVNVFLGVPYAAPPVGPLRFANPEPLLPWNGFLNATSYPKLCFQKSEWLFTDQHILKVRYPRFRVSEDCLYLNIYAPAHAETGSRLPVMVWLPGGAFETGSASIFDGSALASYENVLVVTIQYRLGIFGFFNTGDKHALGNWAFMDQVAALMWVQENIESFGGDPGCVTIFGESAGAISVSSLILSPMTEGLFHRAIMESGVAIIPYLKAPDYERNDDLQTIASICDCSASDSVALLQCLRAKSSKELLSINQKTKSFTRVVDGLFFPNEPLDLLAQKSFHLVPSIIGVNNHECGFLLPMKEFPEIIGGSNKSLALQLINSILHIPAQYLYLVANEYFYNMQSLVDIRNRFLDLLGDVFFVIPGLVTAQYHTDAGAPVYFYEFQHQPQCLKDRKPPYVKADHTDEIRFVFGGAFLKGNIVMFEEATEEEKGLSRKMMRYWANFARTGNPNGKGLPLWPAYRQSEEYLQLDLNISVGQRLKEVELKFWTETFPLKMTSSGVLLASLSSLTFLFLLLPLIFSFAP, encoded by the exons ATGAGTGGAGAGTGGGTGCACCCAGGCCAGACCCTGATCTGGGCTGTTTGGGTCCTTGCAGCTGCCATCAAGG GGCCAGCCACCGCCGATGCACCAACCAGGCACACCAACTTGGGATGGGTCCAGGGGACGCAAGCTTCTGTTCTGGGAAACGACATGCTCGTGAATGTGTTCCTTGGGGTCCCTTATGCCGCACCCCCTGTAGGGCCCCTGCGATTTGCAAATCCGGAGCCTTTACTGCCCTGGAATGGTTTCCTAAATGCCACATCCTACCCTAAATT GTGCTTCCAGAAATCAGAGTGGCTGTTCACAGATCAACACATTCTCAAGGTGCGTTACCCCAGATTTAGAGTATCGGAAGACTGCCTGTACCTTAACATCTATGCACCGGCCCATGCGGAAACCGGCTCCAGGCTCCCG gTCATGGTGTGGCTCCCCGGCGGCGCCTTCGAGACTGGCTCAGCGTCCATCTTCGATGGGTCCGCCCTGGCTTCCTATGAGAACGTGCTGGTTGTGACCATCCAGTACCGACTAGGAATATTTGGCTTCTTCAA CACAGGGGACAAGCATGCGCTGGGGAACTGGGCCTTCATGGACCAGGTGGCTGCCCTGATGTGGGTCCAGGAAAACATTGAGTCCTTCGGTGGGGACCCAGGCTGCGTGACCATCTTCGGCGAGTCAGCAGGAGCGATAAGTGTTTCCAGCCTT ATTCTGTCCCCCATGACTGAAGGCTTATTCCACAGAGCCATCATGGAGAGTGGGGTGGCCATCATCCCTTACCTGAAGGCCCCTGATTATGAGAGGAATGATGAT TTGCAGACAATTGCAAGTATTTGTGACTGCAGCGCGTCAGACTCCGTGGCTCTGCTTCAGTGTCTGCGGGCAAAGTCCTCCAAGGAGTTGCTGAGCATCAACCAG AAAACCAAGTCTTTCACTCGAGTGGTTGATGGCCTTTTCTTTCCTAATGAGCCGCTAGACCTGTTGGCTCAAAAATCATTTCATCTGGTTCCTTCCATCATCGGAGTCAATAATCACGAGTGTGGCTTCCTGCTACCCATG AAGGAGTTTCCTGAGATCATTGGGGGCTCCAACAAGTCCCTCGCCCTGCAACTGATAAACTCAATCCTG CACATCCCTGCCCAGTATTTATACCTTGTGGCTAATGAATATTTCTACAACATGCAGTCTCTGGTCGATATACGAAATCGCTTCCTGGATTTGCTTGGAGATGTGTTCTTTGTGATCCCTGGGCTGGTCACAGCTCAATATCACACAG ATGCTGGTGCCCCTGTCTACTTCTATGAATTTCAGCATCAACCCCAGTgcttgaaggacaggaagccacCTTATGTCAAGGCTGATCACACTGATGAAATCCGCTTCGTCTTTGGAGGCGCCTTCCTGAAGGGCAACATTGTCATGTTTG AAGAAGccacagaggaagagaaagggctGAGCAGGAAGATGATGAGATACTGGGCTAACTTTGCTCGTACTGG GAATCCTAATGGGAAAGGTCTGCCTCTGTGGCCGGCCTACAGGCAGTCTGAGGAATACTTGCAGCTGGACTTGAACATAAGCGTGGGACAGAGACTGAAAGAGGTGGAGCTGAAATTTTGGACAGAAACCTTCCCCTTAAAGATGACCTCATCTGGAGTTCTCCtggcttctctttcttccttaaccTTCCTTTTTCTACTCCtgcctttaattttctcttttgctccCTGA